CCTGTTCATCGTGCTGCGCGAATTTTTCAGTTCGGAAAAGAAAATTTCACGCGCCGCGCTGCACGCCTATGTGCTCAGCTACGTTATAACTTTCGTGCTGTCGCTGCCGCTGCTGCTGCCGCTGTTTCAGCAGGTGCGGCTGGCGGCCGGCGCAGGGAATACGGCCGGGCCGGAACAGGCGCGGATAGGCGCGAATAACGTGCTGATGTGGCTGGCGGGGGTGGCGTATCCGTTTTCCTCGCAATGGCTTAAAGAGCCGGTGTTTTCCGGCCTGGTGGAGATGTTCGCGCCGCGCGCGTCTTGGCAGGTCTGGTTCCTGCCTTATTTTTCGCATCTGGGCTACTGCGTGCTTTTCCTGTGCCTGCTGTGCTGGCTGCCGGCCAAGAAACGTGAGGACAGCCGCTACGGCATCCTTAGCGCGCTGCTGGGCCTGGCGTTTCTGCTGTGGTCGTTCGGCATACTGGACGGGGTGATCGGAGCCATTCCGGTTCTGCGCGCATTCCGGTATCCGTTCAAGGTGCTGCTGTTCGCCAATTTCTTTTTTATTCTGCTTGCGTGCGTCAATCTGTCTTCGGTGAACGAGCTGGTGAAGCGCAAACGCCGCGCCCGGTGGATGTTCGCGGCGCTGACCGTTGTCCAGATAGGGCAGCTGCTGTTTCTGTATTGCGTGTCGCCGCGCCGCAACTTCGTGGTTTATTCCGGGCCTCTTCCCGCAGCCGCGCCGTTTGCGGCGGAACTGGCGGCCGGGCGTATTTTTTCGCTCGGCGCGCCTGCCGCGGGCGCGCCCGGCTCGGTCGCGCTTGCGGGCTACAATTACGCTTCGCTGTTCGGGCTGTACCAGTTCGGCGGATACGACGCGCTGCTGCCGCGTTATAATTTCCAGATCACCGGCCCGGTCAGTTATTCCTCGATTGTGGATATCGCCCGGCCCGAACTGGCGCGCGTGATTCCGTTATTGCGGCAGTGGGGAGTGCGGAACTATATCGTCGCGGCGGAGCAGGAGCAGCGGTACAAGGAAACTTTCGCGCTGCATGGTATTGTCAGGCGGGGCGGCGACGCCGAATGCGCGGTTTACCGCGATCCGCAGGCGTTGCCGCTGGCGTATCTGGCGCAGACGGGTTCGGGCGACGGCATAAAACACCGGATCGGCACAAACAGCATTACCGTGGAGAGCGACTTGCCCAAAGGCGGGCCGGTCGCCGTTGCGTTTGCCTACAATCCGCAGTTTGAGGTGTATGTGGACGGGCGCGAAATGCCCGTCATCAAAACCGCTCAGCGCCAGCTTGGCGTTTATATGGGGTCCGGCAGGCATCGGGCGGTTTTCAGGTATTCGGACACGCTGTTCTGGATAGGCCTGTGGGTGGCGGCGGCGTTTCTCGCGCTTGTCGTCCTGTACAAAAGCCACGGCCTGATTAATTCATCGTTCCGGAAACGGTTTTCAAGAAATCTGGTCAGGGAGAGGTGAATTGTGGAACACACGATTTTGATAAAAAACGCGATGACGGTTGTTACCTGTTCGGATTCGGGCGCCGAACTGAAAAACTGCGATATATATATCGAGGGTCCCGAAATAAAGCTGGTCGGCCAAAACCTGGCGGTAAAAGCCGCCGAAACGGTGGATGCGAGCGGCTGTGTTGTCATTCCGGGGCTGGTGAACACGCATCACCATCTGTACCAGACATTAACGCGCAATCTGCCCGCCGTGCAGGACAGCAAGCTGTTTGACTGGCTGGTTTACCTGTATCAGATCTGGCGGCATCTCACGCCGGAAGCGGTTTATACCAGCGCGAAAACCGGGTTGGGCGAACTGCTCCTTACCGGCTGCACCACCGCGGCGGACCACTTTTATGTGTTTCCCGGCGGAGTGAGCGACAGGCTGATAGACGAAGAAATCCGCGCCGCTCGGGAGCTCGGCATCAGGTTCAATCCCTGCCGGGGTTCGATGTCGCGCAGCAAGAAGGACGGCGGCCTCCCGCCCGACGAAGTGGTGCAGCCCGAAAGCGTTATCATGAAAGACTGCGAGCGCGTGGTCCGGCAGTATCACGACACGGCCAGATTTTCCATGACGCGCGTCGCGCTGGCTCCCTGCTCGCCGTTTTCGGTGACCACGGAGCTGCTTGAAATGTCGGCCGCCGCCGCGAAGGAATGGGACGTGCGCCTGCATACCCATCTCGCCGAAACCAACGACGAGGATGATTTCTGCATGCAGACGCTTGGCATGCGCCCGCTTCAATATATGGATCGCGTCGGCTGGCTGGAGGGCGGACGCAGCTGGTTCGCCCATTGCGTGTGGCTTAACGAGGCGGAATCGAAACGCATGGCGGAAACCGGAACCGGCGTGGCGCACTGCCCGGTTTCAAATTTAAGGCTTGGCTCGGGCATCGCGCCGGTGCGGCGGTATCTGGACGACGGGGTCGCGGTCGGCATCGCGGCGGACGGATCCGCCTCCAACGATTCCTCCGACCTGCTCGGCGAAACCCGCATGGCGATGCTGGTTTCCCGTGTGAAAGCTGGCGTGGCTTCCATGCCGGCGCGCGACGCGTACCGCATGGCCTGCCGGGGCGGCGCGGCGGTTCTGGGCAGGAACGATATCGGATCCATCGAGCCGGGCAAAGCCGCCGACATAGCGGTTTTCGACATGAACAGACTGGACTACGCCGGCGGGATGAGCGATCCCGCCGCGGCGCTGCTGTTCTGCGGAGCGGGGCACCGCGCTAAATATGTTTTCGTCAACGGCAAAATGGTGGTGAAAGACGAGCGGCTGGTAAACGCCGACGAACACGCCCTCGTGCGCGAGCATAACGCGGCCGCGCGCGGACTTTACAACGCCGCCGGCCTGTAGCGTTTCTCCTGGGGTTTTCCTGAATCCGCGCGTGTTTTTTCCGCGCGGATTCCGTGTCCTTCTTGAAAACCGTCCGTTTTATTGCTTGAATAAAATATGCCTTACGAATATGTCAGCGCGCATGAATGATATCAGTTGCCTTATTCTGGCCGCAGGGGAGTCCGCCCGCATGGGCGAGCCGAAAGCGCTGCTCCTGTACAGGGGCGAAACTTTTTTGTCGGCCGTGCATGCCGCGGCAAAAGCGGGCGGAGCGGGGCAGGTGATCGTGGTCGCCGGAATTCACAGCGCGCAAATCGGGCGGCGGCTGCCCGCGGCGGATGCGGTTATGGCGGTCAATCCCGCGCCGCAGGGCGGGATGATTAGTTCGGTGCGGACGGGTTTGCGCGCCGTGCGCGAAACCGCGAGTGGTGTTTTCATAGCACTGGTTGACCAGCCGTTTGTCACGGCCGAGGTTTTCGCCGGGCTGGCGGCAGAGCACGCGCAAACGCCGGATGCGGTGGTCATAGCGCGTTACCGCGGAAAAAAGCGCGGCCATCCGATCGTGCTGCCCAGAGCGGTTTTTCCGCTGTGTTTCAGCGGGCCGGACAATCTCGGGCTGCACTGGGTTACGCATCACCCGGCGGTAACGGTGCGCGATGTTGATTTTGAAACGGACAGCATTATCCGCGACGTGGACACGCCGCAGGATTATCTCAGGCTTACGGAGGCACAACCATGATACACGAAACCATTTATGCCCTGCTCGACCGCGCGATCGCGCAGGGGCGCGACGCCGCGCTGGTCACCATCATAGGCTCGCAGGGTTCCACGCCGCGCGAAACCGGCGCGAAAATGCTGGTGTTTGCCGACGGCGAAACCGCGGGCACCGTAGGAGGGGGAAAACTGGAGTCCCTGTGCATCGAGTCCGCCCGCGCGGCTATCGGCACGGGCGAGTGCCGGCGCGAAACGTTTGATCTGACGGCGTCAGGCATAGGCATGGAATGCGCCGGGCGCAATGAAATTTTCATAGAGGTTTTTGTTTCCAGAATCAAACTGCTCATTCTGGGCGGCGGGCATGTGGGGCAGAAAATAGCGCAGGCGGCCGCCCTTGCCGGGATCGGCTACAGCGTGGCGGACGACCGGGCCGAGTTTGCCAACGCCGCCAATTTTCCGCTGGCCCGCAATATTTATGTGGAGCCGCCTGACACGATCGCCGCGCTGGCGGATGAAAAAACCTGCGTCGTGATCGTGACGCGCGGCCATAGCCTGGATCAGGAATGCCTGGCCGCCGCGCTGAAAACTCCGGCCCGCTACATCGGCATGATCGGCTCGAAACAGAAAGTGCCCGGGATATTCGCCAATCTCAACAAACAGGGGCTGCACCCGGAAACCGACCCGCGCGTATATTCGCCGGTCGGGCTGAGGCTCGGCGGCAAGACGCCCGGCGAGATCGCCATTTCAGTGCTGGCGGAAATACTTATGGTCTGCCACAATGAAACGGGCAAACACAATTCCATTGTGAAAGCAGCATAACAGGGTTAACCGCATGGCAAAGAAAAAAATCGCCGCAGAAGGATTGTTTTGCGTGGGCAAGTCGCAGGGCCGCAAGGACGCGCTTTCCAAAGCGCTCGGCACCGCCCGTTACACGGACGATTATTCCTACGGCGGCATGCTTTACGCCGCCACGGTGCGCAGTCCGCGCCCGCATATAAAAATCAGGGGCATCAGGGCCGGCGCGGCGGCGGAGGTTAAAGGGTTTGTGACGCTGGTCACGGCCGCCGATATCCCCGGCCGCAGGATGTGGTCGCTGGTCATTAACGATTACCCGTTTCTTCCCGACCGCACGGCCCGCTTCGCCGGCGAGGCGCTGGCACTGGCTGTAGCCGAGACTCAGGAAGCCGCCGAGGCGGCGGCGAAACTCGTCGAGGTATATTACGAGGAGCTGCCGTATCTTGACGATCCCGTGAAAGGGCTTGAGCCGGACGCGCTCAAGATCTACGGCGACAATAACGTGTTTTCTTCCTTTGTGATAAAAAAAGGCGACGCCGACAAGGCGCTTGGCAAAGCCGCCGTTGTGGTCGAACGCGTTTTTAAAACCAATTACCAGGTGCACGTCTATCTTGAAACCCAGGCCATGATCGCGTTTCCCGAGGCGGAAAACGGGATGACCGTTTACGGCTCGATGCAGTGTCCTTATTATGTGCTCGACGGGGTGAGCGAAGCGCTGGGCATCGCGCACAACAAGGTGCGGATTGTGCAGCGCACCACGGGCGGCGGGTTCGGCGGGAAGGAGGAGGTGCCCACCATTGTCGGCGTGCACGCGGCTTTGTGCGCGCGCAAGACGGGCCGCCCCGTCAAACTGGTTTATAACCGGGTGGAAGATTTCCAGAGCATGAGCAAACGCCATCCCGGGTGGGTGAAAATCGCCTACGGCGCGGACAGAAACGGCAGGCTCGTCGCCGCGCGCGTCAAATACGTGCTTGACGCGGGCGCCTATTCAACGATGTCGCCGGTTGTATTGTGGCGCGGCACTGTCCATGCGGCCGGCCCGTACAGCATCCCGAACGCGGACATTAGCACTTTTGCGGTCGCCACCAATAAAGTGCCGTGCGGGGCGTACCGCGGGTTCGGGCAGCCGCAGGTTGCTTTCGCCAACGAGTCGCTTATGGACGAACTGGCCGAAAAACTCGGCATGGATCCGCTGGAGCTGCGTCTTAAAAACATTCTGCGCGACGGCGATACCACCGCCACCGGCCAGGTGATAAAAAATTCCGGGCTGGAGGAAGTGATAAGCGCGGTGCGGAAAAAATCCGGCTGGGAGAAAAACCGCC
Above is a genomic segment from Elusimicrobiaceae bacterium containing:
- a CDS encoding 8-oxoguanine deaminase; the encoded protein is MEHTILIKNAMTVVTCSDSGAELKNCDIYIEGPEIKLVGQNLAVKAAETVDASGCVVIPGLVNTHHHLYQTLTRNLPAVQDSKLFDWLVYLYQIWRHLTPEAVYTSAKTGLGELLLTGCTTAADHFYVFPGGVSDRLIDEEIRAARELGIRFNPCRGSMSRSKKDGGLPPDEVVQPESVIMKDCERVVRQYHDTARFSMTRVALAPCSPFSVTTELLEMSAAAAKEWDVRLHTHLAETNDEDDFCMQTLGMRPLQYMDRVGWLEGGRSWFAHCVWLNEAESKRMAETGTGVAHCPVSNLRLGSGIAPVRRYLDDGVAVGIAADGSASNDSSDLLGETRMAMLVSRVKAGVASMPARDAYRMACRGGAAVLGRNDIGSIEPGKAADIAVFDMNRLDYAGGMSDPAAALLFCGAGHRAKYVFVNGKMVVKDERLVNADEHALVREHNAAARGLYNAAGL
- a CDS encoding nucleotidyltransferase family protein: MNDISCLILAAGESARMGEPKALLLYRGETFLSAVHAAAKAGGAGQVIVVAGIHSAQIGRRLPAADAVMAVNPAPQGGMISSVRTGLRAVRETASGVFIALVDQPFVTAEVFAGLAAEHAQTPDAVVIARYRGKKRGHPIVLPRAVFPLCFSGPDNLGLHWVTHHPAVTVRDVDFETDSIIRDVDTPQDYLRLTEAQP
- a CDS encoding XdhC/CoxI family protein, whose amino-acid sequence is MIHETIYALLDRAIAQGRDAALVTIIGSQGSTPRETGAKMLVFADGETAGTVGGGKLESLCIESARAAIGTGECRRETFDLTASGIGMECAGRNEIFIEVFVSRIKLLILGGGHVGQKIAQAAALAGIGYSVADDRAEFANAANFPLARNIYVEPPDTIAALADEKTCVVIVTRGHSLDQECLAAALKTPARYIGMIGSKQKVPGIFANLNKQGLHPETDPRVYSPVGLRLGGKTPGEIAISVLAEILMVCHNETGKHNSIVKAA
- a CDS encoding xanthine dehydrogenase family protein molybdopterin-binding subunit, translating into MAKKKIAAEGLFCVGKSQGRKDALSKALGTARYTDDYSYGGMLYAATVRSPRPHIKIRGIRAGAAAEVKGFVTLVTAADIPGRRMWSLVINDYPFLPDRTARFAGEALALAVAETQEAAEAAAKLVEVYYEELPYLDDPVKGLEPDALKIYGDNNVFSSFVIKKGDADKALGKAAVVVERVFKTNYQVHVYLETQAMIAFPEAENGMTVYGSMQCPYYVLDGVSEALGIAHNKVRIVQRTTGGGFGGKEEVPTIVGVHAALCARKTGRPVKLVYNRVEDFQSMSKRHPGWVKIAYGADRNGRLVAARVKYVLDAGAYSTMSPVVLWRGTVHAAGPYSIPNADISTFAVATNKVPCGAYRGFGQPQVAFANESLMDELAEKLGMDPLELRLKNILRDGDTTATGQVIKNSGLEEVISAVRKKSGWEKNRRRAPAAGPKQYGIGLSVNYYGVGLGAMGRYLDRAGANVMVSKDGSVRIAVGNVEMGQGALTVLAQIGAETLNAPYCGVELTDVDTARVPDSGPTVASRTTLMSGNAIIDACNPIRARMFVVARELLEAKSGAVVNASGGIFSCGAKTVTFAAVASECWKRRLKMAEQGWYVPERTSFDLKTGRGDAYVTYSYAANVAEISADSETGEVRVERLICAHDMGKAVNPDLVIGQIHGGALQGIGYALYENLLHKDGVMWNPNMTDYVVPSAFEAPAYDATIVEKPYRAGPYNAKGFGELPLIGPSAAIANAIKHALGVRVPQTPLLPEKVWAALEAG